A genomic stretch from Actinomadura rubteroloni includes:
- a CDS encoding polymorphic toxin-type HINT domain-containing protein has protein sequence MLALLLLVVLPAGLVEALPASAFADPKGTRPATQKQRKPVKGSRGKVKPRRPDPTAAKTLRTPPRGAWPSTGSTEVTVQGGAGEGTAGGLRVRVAGKKTAEPRKLRVDVLSRQEAAAAGVSGVLLRLSRTDTVKTNEKLRVSIGYGTFADAFGGAFGSHLRLIALPKCPPGKSANCGKPTELPSANDGATRTVTADLPAATAGATTMVALAADTGSDQGTYGATNLAPSSKWSVSPSSGGFSWSYPFRTVPAPGGMAPSVGLGYSSQSVDGETSATNNQGSWIGEGFSYEPGYIERRYKACADDGNKGVGDLCWATDNAVIQLGGTSTELIKDDATGKWRLKDDDGSKVERLTGATNGDDNGEHWRITTTDGTQYYFGLNRLPGWASGNEETSSVWRMPVFGNNSGEPCYKSSGFADSWCNQAWRWNLDYVKSPHGDVLSYYYAKETNYYARNAKTDVNGTPYDRGGYLKRADYGQRDGQVYSTPAAARVAFDVTERCMPSTGVTCDPAAVPDSANWPDVPGWLNCKPDTKCTWQQTGPSFWTRKRLVKIRTQMRSGTGYADVDSWTLTHEFKDNGDGSRTLWLAKIDHAGLVGGTATTPSIQLVGKQLPNRIDIPNDNIQPMVRYRLATVYTDSGGQLDVNYAPTECTSSSLPKPGESTKRCFPVKWTPPGVTDPITDWFHKYVVEKVIQTDRTGGSPDQVTKYEYEGDAGWRYTDPDGIADPKNLTWGEWAGYGKVHVLGGDGQTYTTRTDYTYFRGMDGDKDPAGGTRSVSVKDSTDTSYTDYPDLAGFELESVVYDGASIVSKTINAPWRKQTATRKNDWGTDRAGFVDTGTTRGLTALSAGGWRETKSTTTYDDTTGRILQEDDLGDLSTATDDVCTLTSYADDVDAWMRTYVKRVEKLSVKCADAGTADRSTKLLSDTLTSYDGQAYGTAPTKGDVTKVQTLKSHDGTTAKYITDAEGTFDEHGRPLTAKDPAGSTTTTEYTDTDGLATYKKETNPLGHITETWFTPGWNAPAAQIDPNGKRTDLAYDPLGRLTSVWFPDRPKANSFTPSVKYSYAVPGDGITSVKTEKIENDGTYGTEYKLLDGFLRPRQIQTEGPDGGRLVADTFYNGIGQVAKANETYWANGPPSSTLLTIDNGLVNGQTVMAYDGAGRPKVETFRVAGQDKWSTTTTYGGDRVSTQPPAGGTPSTAITDAQGRTIQLLQYKGTSPTGDHDTSTYTYTAAGSLATVTNESNEVWRYEYDQRGRRIKAVDPDAGTTTYGYDDLDRPVLTTDARNKSIFTTYDKISRKTATYEGTDANGKKLTQWTYDTKYKGQLYSTLRHTDGTSANAYGSAVLTRDDFYRPTSTRYVVPSAEGNLKGTYDFTTSYNRDGTIKTIGMPAAGDLPAEVVRYGYDDLQRPITVDGTTSYLTRTDYAPTGELLQRELSTGGKKTWQTYTYERGTNRLVESKLNRELQGAVPDFRGQYSYTDSGSITSINDAATGDDQCFSYDYLDRLSAAWTAKSDCSTAPTKENVTTTVGGPDPYWTSYTQDPNGNRRKVVQHTLTATGTDTTANYTYPTNGAARPHAVSRVVDTTPTGDRLNTYAYDEAGNTTERVLAGQKQTLTWDSEGSLASVKEADGSTSSYVYDGDGNRLIRKEPGTSTLYLPGMELRLLSSGTVEGTRYYQHGDDTIATRTKDGVTFLSADHNSTSLLAVKDGAEQTLTRRRLDPFGNARNGADKPPAWIDDKGFLGAPKDSSGLTHMGAREYDPKLGRFISVDPLFDDKDPQSWNGYSYADNDPVSKSDPDGQWCRRIDGYLECFNGDGQNRVPHPSGNGYTVYPKHGRPVNSGDVGPARNTRPAINPRIAAQKQAAEQAKQRLKAAAMALGKIAAEELGITDALDCFTKGDIGGCAETALNVVTMISGGPLLKFLRKHGNPFKWAQTFRLGKKILGLVKELAKSFNEWRNSSRLAKELEMAATCTVGNSFMPSTTVLMADGKRKRIDQINPGDRVQATDPATGKRIFKPVVATIVGHGTKNLVDITVITTSGKRGLVVATDGHPFWAVAFTPAPWRRAAVFGWVNAGSLQPGMRLRTNSGANVRVVEVRHRISIRQNVYNLSVADAHTYYVAAGAPAILVHNCGSGEITDETMNMHILRRHSLELDHRFPEFAAKTKFAEGVTPDQIRIWARAAMGAPMDKISTANGAHRHLYNAGEVVGFEGETHVAVWVEGGRVTSVHPESP, from the coding sequence GTGCTGGCGCTCTTGCTGCTCGTGGTCCTTCCGGCCGGACTGGTTGAAGCGCTTCCCGCGTCCGCTTTCGCGGACCCGAAAGGCACCCGGCCGGCGACACAGAAGCAGCGGAAGCCGGTGAAGGGCAGCCGGGGGAAGGTCAAACCCCGGCGCCCTGATCCGACCGCCGCGAAGACCTTGCGCACGCCGCCGCGCGGCGCCTGGCCGAGCACCGGTTCGACCGAGGTCACGGTGCAGGGCGGCGCCGGTGAAGGCACGGCGGGCGGACTGCGCGTCAGGGTCGCCGGAAAGAAGACTGCGGAACCGCGAAAACTCAGAGTCGATGTTCTCAGCCGTCAGGAAGCGGCCGCTGCGGGCGTCTCTGGAGTGTTGCTGCGTCTTTCGCGGACGGACACCGTCAAAACGAACGAGAAGCTTCGCGTCAGCATCGGCTACGGAACGTTCGCCGATGCGTTCGGCGGCGCGTTCGGCTCGCACCTTCGCCTGATCGCATTGCCCAAGTGCCCGCCGGGGAAGTCGGCGAACTGCGGGAAGCCGACCGAACTGCCGTCGGCGAACGACGGGGCGACGCGCACGGTTACCGCAGACCTGCCGGCGGCCACCGCAGGCGCGACGACGATGGTGGCGCTGGCCGCCGATACCGGATCCGACCAGGGCACCTACGGCGCGACCAATCTCGCGCCGTCCTCGAAGTGGAGCGTGTCGCCGTCCTCGGGCGGATTCTCCTGGAGCTATCCGTTCCGGACCGTCCCGGCTCCCGGCGGCATGGCCCCGAGCGTCGGACTGGGCTACTCCTCGCAGTCGGTCGACGGCGAGACGTCCGCTACGAATAACCAGGGCTCGTGGATCGGTGAGGGGTTCTCCTACGAGCCGGGCTACATCGAACGCCGTTACAAGGCATGCGCCGACGACGGCAACAAGGGTGTAGGCGATCTGTGCTGGGCGACCGACAACGCTGTCATCCAGCTCGGCGGTACATCCACCGAACTCATCAAAGACGATGCCACTGGCAAGTGGCGGCTCAAGGACGATGACGGTTCCAAGGTCGAACGGCTCACGGGCGCGACGAACGGTGACGACAACGGTGAGCACTGGCGGATCACCACCACCGACGGCACCCAGTACTACTTCGGCCTGAACCGCCTTCCCGGTTGGGCCAGCGGCAACGAGGAGACGAGCTCCGTCTGGCGCATGCCGGTCTTCGGCAACAACTCCGGAGAGCCGTGCTACAAGTCGTCGGGTTTCGCCGACTCCTGGTGCAACCAGGCGTGGCGCTGGAACCTGGATTATGTCAAAAGTCCGCACGGCGACGTCCTCTCCTACTACTACGCAAAGGAGACGAACTACTACGCGCGCAACGCCAAGACCGACGTCAACGGAACGCCGTACGACCGCGGTGGCTATCTGAAGCGGGCCGATTATGGCCAACGCGACGGCCAGGTCTACTCGACGCCGGCTGCGGCGCGCGTGGCGTTCGATGTCACCGAGCGTTGCATGCCGTCCACCGGCGTGACCTGCGATCCGGCCGCCGTACCGGATTCGGCGAACTGGCCGGACGTTCCCGGATGGCTGAACTGCAAGCCCGACACCAAGTGCACCTGGCAGCAGACCGGCCCGTCGTTCTGGACGCGCAAGCGGCTGGTGAAGATCCGGACCCAGATGCGTTCGGGCACCGGCTACGCCGACGTCGATTCCTGGACTTTGACGCACGAGTTCAAGGACAACGGCGACGGCTCGCGGACGCTGTGGCTCGCGAAGATCGACCATGCCGGTCTTGTGGGAGGGACCGCGACGACGCCGTCCATCCAGCTCGTCGGCAAGCAGCTTCCCAACCGGATCGACATCCCGAACGACAACATCCAGCCGATGGTGCGCTACCGGCTGGCGACGGTGTACACCGATTCGGGCGGTCAGCTCGATGTGAATTATGCGCCGACGGAATGCACATCGTCCTCCCTTCCGAAACCCGGTGAAAGCACCAAACGCTGCTTCCCGGTCAAGTGGACGCCGCCGGGCGTGACCGATCCGATCACGGACTGGTTCCACAAGTACGTGGTCGAGAAGGTCATCCAGACGGACCGAACGGGCGGATCACCGGACCAGGTCACCAAGTACGAGTACGAGGGCGATGCGGGCTGGCGGTACACCGACCCCGACGGCATCGCCGATCCCAAGAACTTGACCTGGGGCGAATGGGCCGGGTACGGCAAGGTCCACGTGCTCGGCGGTGACGGGCAGACGTACACGACCCGAACCGATTACACCTATTTCCGCGGCATGGACGGCGACAAGGACCCTGCGGGCGGCACCAGGTCCGTGTCGGTGAAGGACTCCACCGACACCTCGTACACCGACTATCCCGATCTGGCCGGTTTCGAGTTGGAGTCCGTCGTCTATGACGGAGCTTCGATCGTCAGCAAGACCATCAACGCGCCGTGGCGGAAGCAGACCGCCACACGTAAGAACGACTGGGGCACCGACCGCGCGGGATTCGTCGACACCGGCACGACCCGCGGTCTGACCGCCCTTTCCGCGGGCGGCTGGCGCGAGACGAAGTCGACCACGACCTACGACGACACGACGGGTCGGATCCTCCAGGAGGACGATCTCGGCGACCTCTCGACCGCGACCGATGACGTGTGCACGCTCACGTCCTACGCCGACGACGTCGACGCCTGGATGCGCACCTATGTGAAACGCGTCGAGAAACTGTCCGTGAAGTGCGCGGACGCTGGAACGGCCGACCGTTCCACGAAGCTGCTATCCGACACGTTGACGTCCTACGACGGCCAGGCTTACGGCACCGCCCCCACCAAGGGCGACGTCACGAAGGTTCAGACGCTCAAGAGCCATGACGGCACCACCGCGAAATACATCACCGACGCGGAAGGCACGTTCGACGAGCACGGGCGTCCGCTGACCGCCAAGGATCCGGCGGGTTCCACGACGACGACCGAGTACACCGACACCGACGGGCTCGCCACCTACAAGAAGGAGACGAATCCGCTCGGGCATATCACCGAGACCTGGTTCACGCCCGGCTGGAATGCGCCCGCCGCGCAGATCGACCCCAACGGGAAGCGCACCGACCTCGCCTACGACCCGCTGGGCCGCCTCACCAGTGTGTGGTTCCCCGACCGTCCCAAGGCGAACAGCTTCACACCGAGCGTCAAATACAGCTACGCGGTTCCCGGCGACGGCATCACGTCGGTGAAGACCGAGAAGATCGAGAACGACGGCACGTACGGAACCGAGTACAAACTGCTTGACGGATTCCTGCGTCCGCGCCAGATCCAGACCGAGGGCCCGGACGGCGGACGCCTCGTCGCGGACACGTTCTACAACGGCATCGGCCAGGTCGCGAAGGCGAACGAGACGTACTGGGCGAACGGCCCGCCGTCCAGCACGCTGCTGACCATCGACAACGGGCTGGTGAACGGCCAGACGGTCATGGCCTACGACGGAGCGGGCCGGCCGAAGGTCGAGACGTTCCGTGTCGCGGGCCAGGACAAATGGTCGACCACCACGACCTACGGCGGCGACCGGGTGAGCACCCAGCCGCCGGCGGGCGGAACGCCGAGCACGGCCATCACGGACGCCCAGGGCCGGACGATTCAGCTCCTCCAGTACAAGGGAACGTCGCCAACCGGGGACCACGACACCAGCACCTACACCTATACGGCGGCCGGAAGTCTTGCGACGGTCACCAACGAGAGCAACGAGGTCTGGCGTTACGAGTACGACCAGCGCGGCCGCAGGATCAAAGCCGTCGATCCGGACGCCGGGACGACCACCTACGGTTACGACGACCTCGACCGTCCCGTTCTCACCACCGATGCCAGGAACAAGAGCATCTTCACGACCTACGACAAGATCAGTCGTAAGACGGCGACGTACGAGGGCACGGACGCGAACGGCAAGAAGCTCACCCAGTGGACTTACGACACCAAGTACAAGGGCCAGCTCTACTCCACGCTCCGTCATACCGACGGGACATCGGCCAACGCGTACGGCAGCGCCGTTCTCACACGTGACGATTTCTACCGGCCGACCTCCACCCGCTATGTCGTCCCCTCCGCTGAAGGAAACCTCAAGGGAACCTACGACTTCACCACCTCCTATAACCGTGACGGCACGATCAAGACGATCGGGATGCCGGCGGCCGGTGATCTTCCCGCTGAGGTCGTGCGCTACGGCTATGACGACCTCCAGCGCCCGATAACCGTCGATGGAACGACGTCCTACCTGACACGGACGGACTACGCCCCCACGGGCGAACTCCTGCAGCGCGAGCTGTCCACCGGTGGCAAGAAGACCTGGCAGACCTACACCTACGAGCGCGGTACGAACAGGCTGGTCGAGTCGAAGCTGAATCGTGAGCTTCAAGGTGCGGTCCCCGACTTCCGCGGCCAGTACAGCTACACCGACAGCGGCTCGATCACGTCGATCAATGACGCGGCGACGGGCGATGACCAGTGCTTCTCGTATGACTACCTGGACCGGCTGAGCGCAGCGTGGACGGCGAAGTCCGACTGTTCGACGGCGCCTACGAAGGAGAACGTCACCACAACGGTCGGCGGCCCCGATCCTTACTGGACGTCCTACACCCAGGACCCGAACGGCAACCGGCGCAAGGTCGTCCAGCACACCCTGACGGCCACGGGCACGGACACCACCGCGAACTACACATACCCCACTAACGGGGCCGCTCGTCCGCACGCCGTCTCCCGGGTCGTGGACACGACGCCGACCGGCGACCGGCTCAACACGTACGCCTACGACGAAGCCGGAAACACGACCGAACGGGTACTCGCCGGTCAGAAGCAGACGCTCACCTGGGACTCCGAAGGAAGCCTCGCCTCGGTCAAGGAAGCGGACGGCAGCACGTCGAGCTACGTCTACGACGGCGACGGAAATCGGCTCATCCGCAAGGAGCCGGGAACATCGACGCTGTACCTGCCCGGAATGGAGCTGCGCCTTCTCTCCAGTGGGACAGTCGAGGGAACCCGCTACTACCAGCACGGCGACGACACGATCGCCACGCGTACCAAGGACGGCGTCACGTTCCTGTCCGCCGACCACAACAGTACGTCGCTCTTGGCGGTGAAGGACGGAGCGGAACAAACCCTGACGCGCCGCCGCCTGGATCCGTTCGGGAACGCCCGTAACGGTGCCGACAAGCCGCCGGCTTGGATCGACGACAAGGGCTTCCTCGGCGCGCCCAAAGATTCATCGGGCCTTACCCACATGGGCGCCCGAGAATACGACCCGAAACTCGGCCGCTTCATCTCCGTCGACCCGCTGTTCGACGACAAGGACCCGCAGTCGTGGAACGGCTACTCCTACGCCGACAACGACCCGGTGTCGAAATCTGACCCGGACGGCCAGTGGTGTCGGCGGATCGACGGTTACCTAGAGTGCTTCAACGGCGACGGTCAGAATCGCGTCCCGCACCCGAGCGGCAACGGTTATACCGTCTACCCGAAGCACGGTCGCCCCGTCAACTCGGGCGACGTCGGCCCGGCCAGGAACACCCGTCCCGCCATCAACCCACGCATCGCCGCACAGAAGCAGGCCGCCGAGCAGGCGAAACAACGCCTCAAGGCCGCCGCAATGGCCCTCGGCAAGATCGCCGCCGAAGAACTAGGCATCACCGACGCCCTCGACTGTTTCACCAAGGGAGATATCGGAGGGTGTGCCGAAACGGCGCTCAACGTGGTGACCATGATATCCGGTGGCCCGCTGCTGAAGTTCCTGCGTAAGCACGGAAATCCATTCAAATGGGCGCAGACGTTTAGGTTGGGCAAGAAGATCCTCGGCCTTGTTAAGGAACTGGCGAAGTCATTCAATGAGTGGCGCAACAGTTCGAGGCTCGCGAAAGAGCTAGAAATGGCAGCCACATGTACCGTAGGTAATAGTTTTATGCCTTCGACAACGGTTCTAATGGCTGACGGAAAGCGTAAACGCATCGACCAAATCAATCCAGGTGACCGAGTCCAGGCGACCGACCCGGCTACCGGAAAGAGGATTTTTAAACCGGTAGTAGCGACGATCGTTGGTCACGGTACTAAAAATTTGGTCGACATTACCGTTATTACCACCTCCGGCAAACGAGGCCTAGTCGTTGCGACTGATGGCCACCCCTTCTGGGCGGTTGCCTTCACTCCAGCTCCGTGGCGTAGGGCCGCAGTGTTCGGTTGGGTCAATGCAGGGAGCCTTCAACCGGGCATGCGACTGCGCACCAACTCTGGCGCCAATGTTCGGGTTGTCGAAGTCAGGCATCGGATTTCGATTCGGCAAAACGTTTACAACCTTTCGGTCGCCGACGCCCACACCTATTATGTGGCTGCAGGGGCGCCCGCTATACTCGTGCACAACTGTGGCTCCGGCGAAATTACGGACGAAACAATGAACATGCATATCCTACGTCGTCACTCCCTCGAGCTTGATCACCGATTCCCCGAGTTCGCTGCCAAAACCAAATTTGCAGAGGGTGTCACGCCGGACCAGATCAGGATTTGGGCACGCGCGGCAATGGGAGCGCCGATGGATAAAATAAGCACGGCCAACGGTGCGCATCGCCACCTATATAACGCGGGCGAAGTTGTGGGGTTCGAAGGCGAGACGCATGTAGCGGTTTGGGTCGAAGGCGGAAGAGTCACCTCTGTTCATCCGGAATCGCCATGA
- a CDS encoding GNAT family N-acetyltransferase, with the protein MKILQDDLTSPEIAEFLHDHLEDMRALSPPESVHALDLAALRSPDITFWTVTDGDSIAACGALKHLTPTHAELKSMRTAPTHHRTGLASRLLTHIINEATARNYTRLSLETGSTAPYLPARRLYEKFGFTYCAPFADYKPDPNSVHMTKPLQELNDNYKI; encoded by the coding sequence ATGAAAATCCTCCAAGACGACCTGACGAGCCCCGAGATCGCCGAGTTCCTCCACGACCACCTGGAGGACATGCGCGCCCTCTCCCCACCCGAAAGCGTCCACGCCCTGGACCTGGCCGCCCTCCGGTCCCCCGACATCACGTTCTGGACGGTGACGGACGGCGACTCGATAGCAGCCTGCGGCGCCCTAAAACACCTGACCCCAACTCACGCCGAACTGAAATCAATGCGCACCGCCCCGACCCACCACCGCACGGGCCTGGCATCCCGCCTACTAACCCACATCATCAACGAGGCAACAGCCCGAAACTACACCCGCCTAAGCCTGGAAACCGGCTCCACCGCCCCCTACCTCCCCGCCCGCCGCCTCTACGAAAAATTCGGCTTCACCTACTGCGCCCCCTTCGCCGACTACAAACCCGACCCCAACAGCGTCCACATGACCAAACCCCTTCAAGAGCTGAATGATAACTATAAAATATAA
- a CDS encoding Rossmann-like and DUF2520 domain-containing protein, giving the protein MDPAVPFDAPEDRPARLDVGVVGAGRVGTALGAALARAGHRVVAASAVSEKTRERAAERLRGAVLATPQEVVEAADLVLLTVPDDALGDLVAGLTATGVDTTGKLILHTSGRYGTSVLAPATRAGALPLAVHPVMTFTGRPDDVDRLSGVSFGVTAPDPLRPVAEALVLEMGGEPVWIEEEKRPLYHAALATGANHLVTLVVEAMDLLQKAGVAEPGRTLGPLLGAALDNALRLGIEGLTGPVARGDAGTVAEHVAELARVSPESRSAYVALARLTADRALTAGLLKPGDAERLLGVLAD; this is encoded by the coding sequence ATGGATCCTGCTGTGCCTTTTGACGCGCCGGAGGACCGGCCCGCCCGTCTGGACGTCGGCGTGGTCGGTGCCGGACGCGTCGGGACCGCGCTCGGCGCCGCGCTGGCCAGGGCCGGGCACCGGGTCGTCGCGGCGTCCGCGGTGTCGGAGAAGACCCGGGAGCGGGCTGCGGAGCGGCTTCGGGGTGCTGTTCTCGCCACCCCGCAGGAGGTCGTGGAGGCCGCGGACCTGGTGCTGCTGACCGTCCCTGACGACGCGCTCGGCGATCTTGTCGCCGGGCTCACCGCGACGGGCGTCGACACCACGGGCAAGCTGATCCTGCACACCAGCGGACGTTACGGCACCAGTGTCCTGGCGCCCGCGACGAGAGCCGGCGCGCTCCCGCTCGCCGTCCACCCGGTGATGACGTTCACGGGACGCCCCGACGACGTGGACCGGCTCAGCGGCGTGTCGTTCGGCGTGACGGCCCCGGACCCGCTGCGTCCCGTCGCCGAGGCGCTCGTCCTGGAGATGGGCGGCGAGCCCGTCTGGATCGAGGAGGAGAAGCGCCCGCTGTACCACGCGGCGCTCGCCACGGGGGCGAACCACCTGGTCACGCTGGTCGTGGAAGCGATGGACCTGCTCCAGAAGGCCGGCGTCGCCGAGCCGGGACGAACGCTCGGCCCGCTGCTGGGGGCCGCGCTGGACAACGCGCTCAGGCTCGGCATCGAGGGCCTGACGGGACCGGTGGCGCGCGGCGACGCCGGGACGGTCGCCGAGCACGTCGCCGAACTCGCCCGCGTGTCCCCGGAGAGCCGCAGCGCCTACGTCGCGCTGGCGCGGCTCACGGCGGACCGGGCGCTCACCGCCGGACTGCTCAAGCCCGGGGACGCCGAGCGGCTCCTCGGCGTGCTGGCCGACTGA
- the panC gene encoding pantoate--beta-alanine ligase, protein MTLVIAGTRGELAAARSALTGTLALVPTMGALHEGHRSLIRRARETADAVAVSIFVNPLQFGANEDLDRYPRTFPDDVAACADEGVDLIFAPSVAEMYPTEPQVTVKAGPMGERVEGVTRPGHFDGMLTVVLKLFHLVRPDAAIFGEKDAQQLALVRRMVADLNVPVEVVGAPTVREKDGLALSSRNRYLTDADRVTATALSRALHAGEKAAGGGPDAVRTAARAVLDAAASRNPPLLLDYLVLVDPATFEEVAAGHEGPAVLAVAGRVGGTHLIDNVPLGFPA, encoded by the coding sequence ATGACGCTCGTGATCGCCGGCACGCGGGGCGAGTTGGCGGCGGCCAGGTCCGCGCTGACCGGGACGCTCGCGCTCGTCCCGACGATGGGCGCGCTCCACGAGGGCCACCGCTCGCTGATCAGGAGGGCGCGCGAGACCGCCGACGCGGTCGCGGTCAGCATCTTCGTGAACCCCCTCCAGTTCGGCGCGAACGAAGACCTGGACCGTTATCCGCGGACGTTCCCCGACGACGTCGCGGCTTGCGCGGACGAGGGCGTGGACCTGATCTTCGCGCCGTCCGTCGCCGAGATGTACCCGACGGAGCCGCAGGTCACGGTCAAGGCCGGCCCGATGGGCGAGCGGGTCGAGGGCGTGACGCGGCCGGGGCATTTCGATGGAATGCTCACGGTCGTCCTGAAGTTGTTCCACCTGGTGCGCCCGGACGCGGCGATCTTCGGGGAGAAGGACGCGCAGCAGCTCGCCCTCGTCCGCCGGATGGTCGCCGACCTGAACGTGCCGGTCGAGGTGGTGGGAGCCCCGACCGTCCGGGAGAAGGACGGCCTGGCGCTCTCCAGCCGCAACCGGTACCTCACCGACGCGGACCGGGTGACGGCGACGGCGCTGTCGCGCGCCCTGCACGCGGGCGAGAAGGCGGCGGGCGGCGGCCCGGACGCCGTCCGGACGGCGGCGCGGGCGGTGCTGGACGCCGCGGCGTCGCGGAATCCGCCGCTGCTGCTGGACTATCTCGTCCTCGTCGATCCGGCGACGTTCGAGGAGGTCGCCGCCGGCCACGAGGGACCGGCCGTGCTCGCCGTGGCGGGCCGCGTCGGCGGAACCCACCTCATCGACAACGTCCCGCTCGGCTTCCCCGCCTGA
- the panD gene encoding aspartate 1-decarboxylase, whose translation MFRTMFKSKIHRATVTQADLHYVGSLTLDQDLMDAADLLPGEQVHIVDIDNGARLETYLIAGERGSGVIGINGAAARLVAPGDLVIIISYAQMSDADARSFEPRVVHVDRSNKIIALGSDPAEPVPGSLDSRGDLIRR comes from the coding sequence ATGTTCCGGACCATGTTCAAGTCGAAGATCCACCGCGCCACCGTGACGCAGGCCGACCTGCACTACGTGGGGTCGCTCACGCTCGACCAGGACCTCATGGACGCGGCGGACCTGCTGCCCGGCGAGCAGGTCCACATCGTCGACATCGACAACGGCGCCCGGCTGGAGACGTATCTGATCGCGGGGGAGCGCGGCTCCGGCGTGATCGGGATCAACGGGGCGGCGGCCCGGCTCGTCGCGCCCGGCGACCTGGTGATCATCATCAGCTACGCGCAGATGAGCGACGCGGACGCGCGGTCGTTCGAGCCGCGCGTCGTCCACGTGGACCGCTCTAACAAGATCATCGCGCTGGGGTCCGACCCGGCCGAGCCCGTCCCCGGATCGCTGGACTCCCGGGGCGACCTGATCCGCCGCTGA
- a CDS encoding L-aspartate oxidase, which yields MIPRVLTAPAPGWTADTDIVVIGSGVAGLVAALNCRPHGRVLLVTKALLDAGSTRWAQGGVAAALDPADTPGEHLADTLTAGVGLCSQDAVRALVTDGPDAVRRLIALGAEFDRAPGGDLALGREGGHHRRRIAHAGGDATGAEISRALRAALKESDVEVIEHALVLDLLLDAAGRAAGVTLHVMGQGRPGGVGAVRARAVVLATGGLGQVFAATTNPEVSTGDGVALALRAGAAVTDLEFVQFHPTALWLGPDARGRQPLISEAVRGEGAHLVDRSGTRFMVGRHELAELAPRDVVAKGIMSRMAETGERHMLLDARNFGADLWETRFPTILAACRFHGIDPVTEPIPVVPAAHYASGGIRTDLHGRTSVPGLYACGETACTGVHGANRLASNSLLEGLVFAERIAAAVGAELDEPGAAVAPSGPSGLLDGGARDAIQRIMSADAGVLRDAAGLERAARALDALVPSPDVAPDVAAWEATNLHAVASAIVAAARRRTETRGSHWRDDHPERDDAAWRGHLVTRRTDAGLVTTYEEHR from the coding sequence ATGATCCCTCGTGTGCTCACGGCGCCCGCCCCCGGTTGGACCGCCGACACCGACATCGTGGTGATCGGCTCCGGCGTCGCCGGACTGGTCGCCGCGCTCAACTGCCGTCCGCACGGCCGCGTCCTGCTCGTCACCAAGGCCCTTCTGGACGCGGGCTCCACCCGCTGGGCGCAGGGCGGCGTCGCCGCCGCTCTCGACCCTGCCGACACCCCCGGCGAACATCTGGCCGACACCCTCACCGCGGGGGTCGGGCTGTGCTCGCAGGATGCCGTCCGCGCGCTCGTCACCGACGGCCCGGACGCCGTCCGGCGGCTCATCGCGCTCGGCGCCGAGTTCGACCGCGCGCCCGGCGGCGACCTCGCGCTCGGCCGCGAGGGCGGCCACCACCGCCGCCGCATCGCGCACGCGGGCGGCGACGCGACCGGCGCCGAGATCAGCCGCGCGCTGCGCGCCGCGCTCAAGGAGAGCGACGTCGAGGTCATCGAGCACGCGCTCGTCCTGGACCTCCTGCTGGACGCCGCCGGACGCGCCGCGGGCGTCACGCTCCACGTCATGGGCCAGGGACGTCCCGGCGGCGTCGGCGCGGTGCGCGCCCGCGCGGTCGTGCTCGCCACCGGCGGCCTCGGCCAGGTCTTCGCCGCCACCACGAACCCCGAGGTATCGACCGGGGACGGTGTAGCGCTCGCGCTGCGCGCGGGGGCTGCGGTGACCGATCTGGAGTTCGTCCAGTTCCACCCGACCGCGCTGTGGCTCGGGCCGGACGCGCGGGGTCGCCAGCCGCTGATCTCCGAGGCCGTCCGGGGCGAGGGCGCGCATCTGGTGGACCGGTCCGGGACGCGCTTCATGGTCGGCCGCCACGAACTCGCCGAGCTGGCGCCCCGCGACGTCGTCGCCAAGGGGATCATGAGCCGGATGGCCGAGACGGGCGAGCGGCACATGCTGCTGGACGCCCGCAACTTCGGCGCCGACCTGTGGGAAACCCGGTTCCCGACGATCCTCGCGGCCTGCCGGTTCCACGGGATCGACCCGGTGACCGAGCCGATCCCGGTCGTCCCGGCCGCGCACTACGCCAGCGGCGGCATCCGCACCGACCTGCACGGACGCACGTCCGTGCCCGGTTTGTACGCGTGCGGTGAGACGGCGTGCACGGGCGTCCACGGCGCGAACCGGCTCGCGTCCAACTCGCTGTTGGAAGGGCTCGTGTTCGCCGAGCGCATCGCGGCGGCGGTGGGGGCGGAACTGGACGAGCCGGGCGCGGCGGTCGCGCCGTCCGGACCGTCCGGCCTGCTGGACGGCGGCGCGCGCGACGCGATCCAGCGGATCATGTCGGCGGACGCGGGCGTACTGCGCGACGCGGCGGGCCTGGAGCGCGCCGCCCGCGCCCTGGACGCGCTGGTGCCGTCCCCGGACGTCGCGCCGGACGTCGCCGCGTGGGAGGCCACGAACCTGCACGCGGTCGCGTCCGCGATCGTCGCCGCCGCGCGCCGCCGCACCGAGACGCGCGGCAGCCACTGGCGCGACGACCACCCCGAGCGCGACGACGCGGCCTGGCGCGGCCACCTCGTCACCCGCCGCACCGACGCCGGCCTGGTCACCACCTACGAGGAGCACCGATGA